The Candidatus Bathyarchaeia archaeon DNA segment CATCCAAAGCTAAACGTCTGTACTCGCCTATAACATCTGCTAACCCAAGAACATAATCAATTGAAGGCACGTTCACTTCTTCTGGAGTTACAAATATTCCATTTTCTACCAAGCTTAGAAATATGTTCGCTTCAGAAAACTCTTGTAATGCAGAATCAAATAAACCACCATAAATTATCTCTGGGTACTTAGTTGACAAAGTGTTAAGGTCCGCAAGGTTTTCTTTTGCTTCTTGGATGCGTCTCTTTGCTTCTTCTAATTTTTTCTGATGAATCAAAAGTATCGCTTGTTTGGAAAGGCTTGTTACCTTTCGCATGCTCTTTTGAGCGTTTTCTCGCATGCTCTCTTTTTCTTTCAATTCCTTTCTTATTTCGCGCAAGGTATTTCTTAAGGATGGCACGCAATGAGCACCATTTCTAGTTAGCGAAGTAAATAGATAAGTGTTTTATTATGTGTTGATACAAGAAAAAAAATGGGGAGAGAGCCCAGCGTGTAACTTTTGCTTTTTCCTATTGTGGTTGTGGTGGAGGTTCTTTCCATTTCTCTACTAGCAGTTTGTTGTCTCCTAGTTTGAAGCTTATTTTGACGAATATGGAGTCTGAGCCTTT contains these protein-coding regions:
- a CDS encoding translin family protein, whose amino-acid sequence is MREIRKELKEKESMRENAQKSMRKVTSLSKQAILLIHQKKLEEAKRRIQEAKENLADLNTLSTKYPEIIYGGLFDSALQEFSEANIFLSLVENGIFVTPEEVNVPSIDYVLGLADVIGEYRRLALDALREGDVAKGEKCLQMMDHIYVELMSMDEAYMLVPGLRRKCDVARKIIETTRGDITQEMRRKSLEEYLRRFEKSQRKKKA